In Psychrobacter ciconiae, the following are encoded in one genomic region:
- a CDS encoding DUF4184 family protein, producing the protein MAFTISHLAAAIPFYRSKWLNFEALMIGTMLPDLPYVLGSSSKLSQKSHDWSGIISYCLPSGLVVFSVWHWLVRPAVTALIVPWLIKGDYIALKERKYYPLKDRLVFWLKIALGLMLGAATHLIWDGTTHSDGFIAKQFLWLQSEVKLPYLEAMSGARVLQYLTSIIALAWLARFGFQRLQEFKRTLNSYSLIKDSDKKSKRYLSLLVMSAVASSSIVGGALAGLGSGQLNVSDHYGFFAKVLVGVMQGGMLSMVAYAVTFKLYYQFQKLQFFFYK; encoded by the coding sequence ATGGCATTTACCATATCACATTTGGCAGCCGCTATTCCTTTTTACCGCTCAAAATGGCTTAATTTTGAAGCGTTAATGATAGGAACGATGCTGCCTGATTTGCCTTATGTGTTAGGAAGCTCCTCTAAGCTGTCGCAAAAGTCGCATGACTGGTCAGGGATTATCAGTTATTGTTTGCCAAGCGGTCTCGTTGTTTTTTCAGTTTGGCACTGGTTAGTACGGCCGGCAGTTACAGCGTTGATTGTACCTTGGCTTATCAAAGGCGATTATATAGCGCTAAAAGAGCGAAAATATTATCCGCTTAAAGACCGATTGGTATTTTGGTTAAAAATAGCATTAGGGCTGATGTTAGGTGCCGCGACGCATCTGATTTGGGATGGCACGACGCATAGTGATGGCTTTATTGCTAAGCAGTTTTTATGGCTACAGTCAGAGGTTAAGCTGCCTTATTTGGAAGCCATGAGCGGCGCTAGAGTGCTGCAATACTTGACTTCCATTATTGCGCTGGCGTGGCTGGCTCGATTTGGTTTTCAGCGCTTACAAGAATTTAAGCGCACTTTAAACTCATATTCTTTAATCAAAGACAGCGATAAAAAGTCAAAGCGGTATTTAAGTTTGCTGGTTATGTCAGCCGTTGCGTCAAGCAGCATTGTAGGCGGTGCTCTTGCAGGACTTGGGTCTGGGCAGCTGAATGTAAGCGATCATTATGGTTTTTTTGCAAAGGTCTTGGTAGGCGTGATGCAAGGTGGTATGCTGAGCATGGTGGCTTATGCCGTTACCTTTAAGCTTTATTATCAGTTTCAAAAACTTCAATTCTTTTTTTATAAGTAA
- a CDS encoding DegT/DnrJ/EryC1/StrS family aminotransferase, which produces MLNTKFSPWPSFTQAEADAVSQVLLSNKVNYWTGEECRKFEKEFANWADSRFAIALGNGTLALDVALQALDIGEGDEVIVTPRTFIASISCVVNIGATPVFAEIDADTGNITPDTIRAVMTDKTRAIICVHLAGWPCDMDGIMALADEHDLFVIEDCAQAHGARYKGRSVGSIGHVGAWSFCQDKIMTTGGEGGMVTTNDEELWRKMWAFKDHGKSYKAVYETEHPPGYRWLHESFGTNWRMMEMQAVIGRIQLEQMRDWTAKRTKNAQAILTACKTWEDKGYLTVPTLETSAEFADCTHAYYKLYVYVNPNNLPAKWSRDRIINEINALGVPCYSGSASEVYLEKAFDDTGLRPKSRLPVAKQLGETSLMFLVHPTLTDSEIAVTTQAINAVFSQIEADSAA; this is translated from the coding sequence ATGCTCAATACCAAGTTTTCACCGTGGCCAAGTTTCACTCAAGCTGAGGCTGATGCGGTAAGCCAAGTGCTTTTGTCTAATAAAGTCAACTATTGGACGGGGGAGGAGTGCCGAAAGTTTGAAAAAGAGTTTGCCAATTGGGCAGACAGCCGCTTTGCGATTGCGCTAGGTAACGGCACGCTTGCTCTTGATGTGGCGCTTCAAGCACTTGATATCGGTGAAGGTGATGAAGTTATCGTGACGCCGCGAACCTTTATTGCCAGCATTTCTTGTGTGGTTAATATAGGTGCGACCCCTGTTTTTGCCGAGATTGACGCCGACACAGGAAATATTACGCCCGATACCATCCGCGCGGTAATGACCGATAAAACGCGCGCAATTATTTGTGTTCATTTAGCCGGTTGGCCTTGCGATATGGATGGTATCATGGCGCTAGCTGATGAGCATGATTTATTTGTCATTGAAGATTGTGCTCAAGCCCATGGCGCGCGCTATAAAGGTCGCAGCGTTGGTAGTATTGGTCATGTTGGCGCTTGGAGCTTTTGTCAGGATAAAATCATGACCACAGGCGGTGAGGGCGGTATGGTCACCACCAATGATGAAGAACTTTGGCGCAAGATGTGGGCGTTTAAAGACCATGGCAAAAGCTATAAAGCCGTGTACGAGACTGAGCATCCGCCCGGCTACCGATGGCTTCATGAAAGCTTTGGTACCAACTGGCGAATGATGGAAATGCAAGCAGTCATTGGACGAATTCAGCTTGAGCAAATGCGCGATTGGACAGCAAAACGTACTAAGAACGCGCAAGCGATTTTAACTGCTTGCAAAACTTGGGAAGACAAAGGCTATTTGACCGTACCAACGCTTGAAACGTCAGCTGAATTTGCCGATTGCACTCATGCTTATTATAAGCTTTACGTTTATGTCAATCCAAATAACTTACCTGCCAAGTGGTCACGTGACCGGATTATCAATGAAATAAACGCGCTTGGTGTACCGTGTTATTCAGGGTCAGCTTCTGAAGTGTATTTAGAAAAAGCCTTTGATGATACGGGATTGCGACCAAAATCGCGCCTGCCGGTGGCAAAGCAGTTGGGGGAGACGAGCCTGATGTTTTTGGTTCATCCCACGTTGACCGATAGCGAGATCGCGGTAACTACTCAAGCAATAAATGCAGTATTTAGCCAAATCGAAGCCGATTCAGCAGCATAA